atcaaaCATGTGACttgactctgataccaattgtaggaccgagcgttgGTCGCTTTATCAAAAGATATAGCTGATGGTAatgatgcaactcaaatatttaaaTCGTACATCAGCTCAAGCATGACGGTTCGATCGTTCTATGAAGTAAggataattattgcacccaacaaaatTTATTAATTCGACTGTCGATAAGATGGACATCCCAGCATCCAACAACCTTCACGGTGGAGGGAGTGGGAAAATTAATACCTGAATTTAggtgaaaattttaaaagtgtTGAATATAAAATGTGTAACTACGGAAGAAGAAAGGTTGTGGGTTCCACTTGCCTCCAATCTCGTGGCCACAATCAGTGTAATGAAACTAATTAATCATCTCCCATGTCATGAAAATGGCCAATTAACATAAAAGAggtatgagacgagtcaattcgattcataataataatgaaaagtattattttttcattgatagaGTCCAATAAGTGTCGATCTCAATTTGTATTTCCTATTTTATACTTGATTCGTAGAATTCAGACAGGAATGGAGCTTGCAATATATGATCTGGTTTCGATTCCACCTTCAATATCGATCCTACGATCGAAATCGTCGGTGTTAAAACCATGATCGCAAAAACAGtaatataaataattgaaaaaaaaaaaaaatccacgtGGGATGAAAAGCCGTTGGTGTTGAAATTAATATATAACAGATTGTAATtatctatactaatataaatatatgaattgaattgtgaatttacataaatatccttaatttcatttaatattaatcattaatacacattttcatattaatcattaatacatattttctttttcattttctatttcataaaattaaaattaattaattaaaatctatctatatctatatctatactatactaatataaatatgtgaattgaatacgtgttttctttttcattttttatttcatatctatctatactaatataaatatatgaattgaattgtgaatttacgtaaatatccttactttcatttaatattaatcattaatacacattttcatattaatcattaatacatattttctttttcattttctatttcataaaattaaaattaattaattaaaatctatctatatctatatctatactatactaatataaatatgtgaattgaatacgtgttttctttttccttttttatttcataaaattaaaattaattaattaaaatttaaaattaaattaatctatctatctatactaatctatctatactaatctatctatactaatataaatatatgaattgaattgtgaatttacgtaaatatccttactttcatttaatattaatcattaatacacattttcatattaatcattaatacatattttctttttcattttctatttcataaaattaaaattaattaattaaaatctatctatatctatatctatactatactaatataaatatgtgaattgaatacgtgttttctttttccttttttatttcataaaattaaaattaattaattaaaatttaaaattaaattaatctatctatctatactaatctatactaatatatatatatgaatgtgaattgtgattatattgacatcaaattcacacaaaatcactttattttttttttttcaaattcacagaaaatcactttatttttttatattacaatttgtcatattaatggtgttatttaagtcattttttattttagtttaataagatcattaatagtgtatttaactcaatcaaactaattattattttaatttactttaaatttaattttaaatacttaaatttataCACTGCCGTCAAATAATAATATGAAGACAAAAGAGATGAGtcggattgaataaaaataaagtgttaataaatattaaggtcatacaaaatttctttctctcatttagaataaaaatattttcagactcCTCATGTGTCAATAGAAATATAcgattgagagaaatatttttctgtaatagatttcaaacactgtttttaagttatttagtcaatttttttataaatactgctaaataaatattactaaataatatgctctatttgattattttttgttCTTGCAATGAGAGGAGTTTTTTTACCCTGGCGTTAAcatgtttgattgttatatgtcatttgtattgatcatgtaattgtgtttggattgtttttgttatttgtttgtttgcacagagaaaagagaaaacaaaatcaaatatccaacaaaaatggttatttttcaattttttattattaagatattttgttattttttaaacacataatgcatgttttctgtTTGCTTAAATTACTTAGTTTAAAGTGacttagaaaatattaaaaaattgaaatatttcttcgtttttaccttatgtctcagaatatcaagagataatattttttatttattgggacaaatatatttccaaacttctgtttataaatcaatatttaaattttttacgacattattatattatctaatcaatttttttttacttagatTGATATAAGGCATTTTAATTCGAGTTTTTATGttcttgtttatattatttttgtaatattatttattatgaaaataataggtgaactacaaaaattggtaggtctaagagtcctctggtaaacgacaaatatggataaattattaaaatatataatatccagtagatttttggcatgcgattttgttctaattcaatgattatgcatgattctaaattttaattatatcacaagttaacgcatgttttgttgttgctacatatattttgtcaatagtctaatatttttctatggtttaagaaaaattgtgtgactttgtattatatttttacagctgcttttctaaatggttttattatgatttcaaggcaccatttttcatttgtgttttttaCAGAAGTGGAATGAATATCTATAAAACGATGACATTAATAAGACGTTTtctctttatttaaaaaaatattggaaaatttatacaaattgtaaataatatgggttaatatttaatttgagagtgatttatactttttattgttcgtatatacttcaatttctttgttattgtactaaaaaaattatttttaaactttgagttatcatttttttcttatcgagattgtttgtgttatgatttttttattcgttttggttagtattgttggcggtaattgatttttctgatattatatgatgtgtcttgttgtttatataaaaataagtatgCGAGTACACCAATCAAACCATGTATTTTGGGTCTTCTGTTCTATGAAGAGAATAATAAATGGTTTctgtgaattatataatttcttggtttttcatatatatagtctacgaaatgcgtcaaattttgaacaaaaaagtttCGACAAACAtaggatgaaaaaaaaaaagacatgttaaataaaaaaaatatgttgtgTATTACTATGTTGGGTGCGATAATTGTCCCTGTTAGGTAGAGCGGTCGAACCGtgatgcttgagctgctgtgcagtttaacagatttgagttgcacaattactactagctatagtttttggtaaagcgacaaacGCTCAgtcttacaattggtatcagagccaaggtcacgggttcgattcccattgattgcaaggagtgcaattataggaggaagattgttgggtgcaataattgtccctacttGGTTGAGCggccgaaccgtggtgcttgagctgttgctcggtttaaaagatttgagttgcaccattactactagctataacttttggtaaaacgacaagTGCTCAGTCCTACATACTATGTCATGAtttctgtatgatataattcaagcacatttttttttatagatatttgaaattaggtccaactaagtaacatgaaacatatacatatatattaaatcatatttaaagcaaaatTTTAAGATTAATAATTattcagatttaaatttcaacgaagcacaatgaagaagaaattgaagaattgtatgtgtacattaagtgttatataatgattatgttgctacttcatggttgtgcgacatataaatgtcaatatttctcaataaaatagtttttcaaaaagaaaaaattcttcattcagaaaaaaaatacatgaaaaaaaaattgtacataattttcattctatttatagtggtatgagaacaattctaaaGCTTTGTTGACACAATATAATAGATGATTCTGTGCATTTTATTGAGACATCGAGCCAGTTTCACTTTATTTCCTCCAATATTATCTCGATTTATTTCGAGGTGATACGAGAttgtttttgtctctttttttcgtcaaagtgtctaaccagctaattcataacatatatgatgtagcatagaaaactccttgtcaaataaattcacttagccaaatattgaaattcaaataaaattctacaatatttcatcaaattaattttgactaTCGTAAAATGCTCATAAAATCTAAAtggttatattattagatgaaatattgaataaaacaaatactttgacatatattagaatgatatctcatatgcaTATCTTAACTACATTATTCGTATCTATTctcaagatttttaaaatacaataaataattttgtatgTCGTTCTAcaagataaaatattataaaacaaaatataaactctctagaagaaaatttgttttgtttcaatgaataatataatattatgttctaaacgcaacaaatgagattgaaactatatcatcctcatgacatgatgcacgcaatcattattgcaaagcttccaaaaaatgacgattaaagatgattttcttgaattgtgtaaaattaaatgaggacacaattctaagatatagtcatttgaagagatttcaagtaATTTTTCTCACAGTGATTGAGAAATAGTTGTTGAAAATTTATTAATCTTATAGCTATAGACGATCAGATATTTGCTGAGCATACCAAAATAACTATATGcatattataacaaactacgacaaaGACAGGGGCGGATCCACTGTAGGGCCGGAGGGGGCCACGGCCCccgtgaatttttttaatttttttttactatgtaagatatattttattatttagtatatatattatttgacccatcaaaattttaagtatctatAATTAGTCTAATGGTTAAAGATTTTTGAGGTTTACACATATGGTCCATGTTTAATTCTTTTTATACGCTGTTTTTTGACATTGttctgcaattttttttttgaaaacctaAATAACGGGCTTTTACAAAATCCCAACTTAAAACTTTTATAGTTGGTTAATACAAACACAATCAAGAAAGCCATTTGAAATAATAACCTTTTGCAAAACATCTGCTATATTGTCGACTGACGAGTGAAATATTGTGGGACGCGAGTTCGGAGACACATCAGAAGGAAAGACAAGGATTCTTGGAATTTTTTCTACGTTCAGGAATTGAGGTAGACCGAGCCCCCAAACATATCATTTTGGATCCGCCCCTGGACAAACAGTTGTTGAGTtgtcaaaatcaaccaagaagcatattgaaaagtgtgtcaagtggataagataatttctctgattcatataccgtcatggtcatgattttttattttttatggcttagtttgtttcatttgataaatgttattaaccatgttttaattcatttaaatattatcaaaatttcgtacatatattttcagcagtttaggtttttacgtgcaacgcacgtgcatttttctagtttatatatatagaagAGATCGCCAAATTTAACATCACCCTGCATTGATACTAACGATATGTGTGCTGTATTGTCTTCTCTGCCCACCGAATGCCATTTAATTCTTCGCCTCTCCTATTTTCCCTCTTCTCCATTCCTCTCCGCTCCGCCGTTTCTCCGCATTCCCATTTCTCCTTTCGATCCTATTCCATCTTCCCTTCTTCTCTGTTTGTGTGTATGGCTCCGTTTCTTGAAACCCAGAAGACACCTCTCGACGGGGAGAGTAATCACAATGCCGCCGGAGCTGGGAGTCAAGCGCCGCCGGTGCCGTCCAGAGTTACGGTTGTTGGAAGTGGGAATTGGGGGAGCGTCGCAGCCAAGCTCATTGCGTCCAACACCCTCAAGCTTAATTCATTTCACggtttcctttttttttctttttttttttccacttCGTTTGTTGATCGTTCATGTTCGTATTTGAGCATAatagacaattttttttttcagtaaATGGAATAAATTTAGCTGTAAGCAGTTTAGATTtgttttctgatttttttaaaCTAATTTCGGGGTGTGTATCAGATGAAGTGAGGATGTGGGTGTTTGAGGAAgtattgccaacaggtgaaaagCTCTCTGAAGTTATAAATCAAACCAATGTAACGTGTTGCTCGTTCTTTTATTCTTACTGGATCTCAATTTATCCAGTTACGAATTTATCCGCAACTTAGTTAAATTGTTCCTTCTTTTACAGGAGAATGTTAAATATCTTCCAGGCATAAAGCTTGGCAAAAATGTTGTTGCCGACCCTGATATTGAGAATGCAGGTATGCAAATCTTTATTGGTTAGTACCATAAATTCGAATAAGACAACGGGCGTGAACTCGTGTGTTTGTTTTGAAATTGGCCAGTAAGGGATGCCAACATGTTGGTATTTGTGACACCCCACCAATTCATGGAGGGGATATGCAAAAAGCTAGTAGGAAAGATAAGGGATAACGCGGAAGCAATCTCTCTGATTAAAGGAATGGAGGTGAAGAAGGAAGGTCCATGCATGATTTCTACACTCATCTCCGAACAACTCGGGATTAATTCATGTGTTCTTATGGGAGCAAATATTGCCAATGAGGTCATTTGGGCAGCCAGTCTCTTATGCTTAGCACAACTAATAAATCTTTTTTGACAACAGAGATCGATGTGTGTGCAGATTGCCGTGGAGAAATTTAGTGAGGCGACTGTGGGATATAGAAAAGATAAAGAGATTGCGGAGAAATGGGTAAAACTGTTCAACACCTCTTACTTCATGGTCTCAGCGGTTAGTGATATTACTCGACAATCGTTTCATTCAATTATATATAGAGTTCTAATGTAACCATACACAATCTTATATCGAATTAAAAACAGGTCCAAGATGTGGAAGGAGTTGAACTATGTGGAACACTGAAAAATGTTGTGGCTATTGCTGCAGGTATATTCTGCCATTTCAAACTTTCTTAATGTTGAGTTGTTTTATGGCGTTG
This Primulina eburnea isolate SZY01 chromosome 2, ASM2296580v1, whole genome shotgun sequence DNA region includes the following protein-coding sequences:
- the LOC140823477 gene encoding glycerol-3-phosphate dehydrogenase [NAD(+)]-like → MPFNSSPLLFSLFSIPLRSAVSPHSHFSFRSYSIFPSSLFVCMAPFLETQKTPLDGESNHNAAGAGSQAPPVPSRVTVVGSGNWGSVAAKLIASNTLKLNSFHDEVRMWVFEEVLPTGEKLSEVINQTNENVKYLPGIKLGKNVVADPDIENAVRDANMLVFVTPHQFMEGICKKLVGKIRDNAEAISLIKGMEVKKEGPCMISTLISEQLGINSCVLMGANIANEIAVEKFSEATVGYRKDKEIAEKWVKLFNTSYFMVSAVQDVEGVELCGTLKNVVAIAAGFVDGLEMGNNTKAAIMRIGLREMKALSKLLFPSVKDSTFFESCGVADLITTCLGGRNRKCADAFARNGGKRSFDELEAEMLQGQKLQGVSTAKEVYEVLNHRGWLELFPLFSTVHKICIGQLPPSAIVEYSEHKPNFSIVGGSAQFF